The Cyclobacteriaceae bacterium genome includes a region encoding these proteins:
- a CDS encoding DUF1684 domain-containing protein has protein sequence MKKSRTLIIILGIVLVGIVIYSMSSGESDENYSASIIKDREEKDLFMKNSDESPFADEKEEFKGLKYFEPNPDYRVIADLDIIENKKVVTLATSLQEENQYLEYGWVEFYIEGVKNKLLLLEIMASGPTKGTLFLAFADETSANLTYGAGRYLELKKMPGAGTMVLDFNKAYNPYCAYTDRFSCPFPPKENILKVSILAGEKNYHQ, from the coding sequence ATGAAAAAATCCAGGACATTAATTATTATTCTCGGAATTGTGCTGGTGGGAATTGTGATCTATTCCATGAGCTCAGGGGAGTCAGATGAAAATTATTCAGCATCCATTATAAAAGACCGTGAGGAAAAAGATCTGTTCATGAAGAATTCTGATGAATCACCTTTTGCTGATGAAAAAGAGGAGTTCAAAGGCTTAAAATATTTTGAACCAAATCCTGATTATCGGGTGATTGCTGATCTTGACATCATCGAAAATAAAAAAGTAGTCACTCTCGCAACCAGCTTACAGGAAGAGAACCAATATCTTGAATATGGCTGGGTAGAATTTTATATCGAGGGAGTAAAAAATAAATTACTGTTGCTGGAGATCATGGCATCCGGCCCAACAAAAGGCACATTGTTTCTTGCCTTCGCTGATGAAACAAGTGCTAACCTGACCTATGGTGCGGGTCGATATCTTGAATTAAAAAAAATGCCTGGGGCAGGAACAATGGTTCTTGACTTTAACAAAGCATATAATCCTTATTGTGCTTATACTGACAGGTTCTCATGCCCATTTCCTCCTAAGGAAAACATATTGAAGGTTTCTATTCTGGCAGGAGAAAAGAATTACCACCAGTAA
- the radC gene encoding DNA repair protein RadC has translation MDESKPLTIKSWSPEDRPREKLLIKGTSALSDAELLAILIGSGTSKLSAVDVSKKVLQHVNNNLHELARLTIKDLIKIKGIGEARAITIIAALELGRRRKDVDVNEKPKIGSSQEAYEQIRGDLMDLTHEEFWVLLLNRANRVIKKKRVSEGGVSGTVADPKIIFKMALEELASGIIVAHNHPSGNMTASQSDIDLTRKLRDAGKFLEVQLLDHLIICGQKYFSFADEGML, from the coding sequence ATTGACGAATCAAAACCTCTCACCATTAAAAGTTGGTCTCCGGAAGATCGACCACGCGAAAAGCTATTGATCAAAGGAACTTCTGCCCTGTCGGATGCTGAGTTACTTGCCATACTGATTGGGTCAGGGACCTCAAAGCTGAGTGCGGTAGACGTGTCGAAGAAAGTGCTGCAGCATGTTAACAATAATCTTCACGAGCTTGCACGACTCACCATTAAAGATCTCATCAAGATAAAAGGTATTGGAGAGGCAAGGGCGATCACGATCATTGCTGCTCTTGAGTTGGGACGAAGACGGAAAGATGTTGACGTAAATGAAAAACCTAAGATCGGTTCATCACAGGAAGCTTATGAGCAAATTCGTGGGGATCTGATGGATCTGACACATGAGGAGTTCTGGGTGTTGCTGCTCAACCGTGCCAATCGCGTAATAAAGAAAAAGCGTGTCAGCGAAGGAGGCGTAAGTGGAACTGTGGCTGATCCAAAGATCATTTTCAAAATGGCACTTGAAGAGCTCGCCAGTGGAATTATTGTCGCACATAATCATCCATCTGGTAATATGACTGCCAGTCAAAGTGATATTGATCTAACCAGGAAGTTGCGGGATGCTGGTAAATTTCTTGAGGTACAATTACTGGATCATTTGATCATTTGCGGTCAGAAATACTTTAGTTTTGCAGACGAAGGAATGCTTTAG
- a CDS encoding 30S ribosomal protein S20, giving the protein MANHKSAEKRIRANETKRVRNRYQNKTTRTQVKKLLTTTKKDEAQALLKEVSSMIDKLAKKNIIHWKKAANQKSKLTKRVNALA; this is encoded by the coding sequence ATGGCAAACCATAAATCAGCTGAAAAACGCATTCGTGCAAACGAAACTAAGAGGGTACGCAATCGCTACCAGAACAAGACGACTCGCACACAAGTCAAGAAATTATTGACTACCACCAAGAAAGATGAGGCTCAGGCCCTTCTAAAAGAGGTTTCTTCTATGATCGATAAACTGGCTAAGAAGAACATCATTCACTGGAAAAAGGCTGCCAATCAGAAGTCAAAGCTGACCAAGCGCGTTAACGCGTTAGCGTAA
- a CDS encoding M1 family metallopeptidase, producing MRKFLIIPLLVIQTILYAADNYPRNEAIDIRHYLFKLEINDSTNQIAGETTVTVLFKKSISDFELDLTNINAQGQGMKVIEILLDQQVVKFTHQNDRLKIILPNPLKEGDEKKFIIKYSGIPQDGLVISKNKFGDRTFFGDNWPNRAHHWLPTIDHPYDKATCEFIVTAPAHYTVIATGEKLEESVIGKNTKLTHWKTSVVLPTKVMVMGAARFAIEYEGKVNGISVEAWVYPQNRLEGFSDYAIAAKCLEFFSKTIAPYPYEKLANVQSTTRYGGMENAGNIFYYENSVTGKNTIEGLVAHEVAHQWFGNSASENDWHHVWLSEGLSTYSTQLYLENAYGSKKLMEEMEKDRKQVINYFLKSPAPIVNTSITDITKVLNTNSYQKGSWILHMLRHEIGDENFFNGLRTYYKQYQLSNAMTDDFRKVMEAAAGKDLKGFFDQWIFRSGQPKLEVSWTYDQKRKQTRVTVEQKQADLFTFPLEVEVTNKLGNVKVDKIDISGRKQEFLIHGNEQTSGIRLDPAIWLLFEGTVKQTSK from the coding sequence ATGCGAAAGTTCTTAATCATTCCCCTGCTGGTTATCCAGACGATTCTTTACGCTGCAGATAATTATCCCCGAAACGAAGCCATTGACATCCGTCATTATCTTTTCAAGCTGGAGATCAACGATTCCACAAATCAGATTGCTGGCGAAACCACTGTTACTGTATTATTCAAAAAATCAATTTCGGATTTCGAACTGGACCTCACCAACATAAATGCCCAGGGACAGGGAATGAAGGTTATTGAAATACTGCTTGATCAGCAGGTGGTGAAATTCACTCATCAGAATGACCGACTTAAAATCATCCTACCAAATCCTTTAAAAGAGGGCGACGAAAAGAAGTTTATTATAAAGTACTCAGGAATTCCACAGGATGGACTGGTCATAAGTAAAAACAAGTTTGGGGACCGCACATTCTTTGGCGACAATTGGCCGAATCGCGCACATCACTGGCTTCCAACGATCGATCATCCTTATGACAAGGCAACTTGCGAATTTATCGTTACAGCACCTGCTCATTATACCGTCATTGCTACTGGTGAAAAGTTGGAAGAAAGTGTGATCGGAAAAAACACAAAGCTCACTCATTGGAAAACATCCGTTGTGCTTCCTACAAAAGTAATGGTGATGGGCGCGGCAAGATTTGCCATTGAGTATGAAGGTAAGGTTAATGGGATTTCGGTAGAGGCATGGGTCTATCCACAAAACAGACTGGAAGGATTTTCCGATTATGCAATCGCGGCTAAGTGTCTTGAGTTTTTTAGCAAGACGATCGCCCCTTATCCTTATGAAAAGCTTGCCAATGTTCAATCAACAACACGATACGGTGGCATGGAGAACGCAGGAAACATTTTCTATTATGAAAATTCAGTAACCGGAAAGAATACCATTGAAGGTTTGGTGGCGCACGAAGTAGCGCACCAGTGGTTTGGGAATTCGGCTTCGGAAAATGACTGGCATCATGTATGGTTAAGCGAAGGACTTTCAACCTACAGCACTCAACTTTATCTGGAAAATGCCTACGGCTCAAAGAAGCTGATGGAAGAAATGGAAAAGGACAGAAAGCAGGTGATCAACTATTTTCTAAAAAGTCCAGCGCCAATTGTGAATACATCGATCACTGATATCACAAAAGTGCTCAACACCAATTCTTATCAAAAAGGATCCTGGATTTTGCATATGCTCAGACATGAGATCGGCGATGAGAATTTCTTTAACGGATTGCGAACATATTATAAGCAGTATCAGCTAAGTAATGCCATGACAGATGATTTCAGGAAAGTAATGGAAGCAGCGGCAGGAAAGGATCTGAAAGGGTTCTTTGACCAGTGGATTTTCAGGAGCGGTCAGCCAAAACTGGAAGTGAGTTGGACTTATGACCAAAAGCGGAAACAGACCCGGGTTACGGTGGAGCAAAAGCAGGCTGATCTGTTTACTTTTCCTCTGGAGGTGGAAGTGACGAATAAATTGGGAAATGTAAAGGTGGATAAAATCGACATTTCAGGCCGAAAACAGGAGTTTTTGATCCATGGAAATGAGCAAACCAGTGGAATCAGGCTGGATCCGGCGATTTGGCTATTATTTGAAGGAACGGTCAAACAGACTTCTAAATGA
- a CDS encoding S1/P1 Nuclease: MKSTLKILLLSAVLAGSGWGFFGHRKINQLAVFTLPPEMIGFYKKNMNHLIEASTYPDSRRYAVPEEAPRHFMDVEEYGDSAFYVLPKYWNQAVKKYGEDTLNMHGIVPWHIVRMFHQLKDAFMLNDPHRIVRSSAELAHYISDCNVPLHSTRNHNGQLTGQHGIHGLWESRLPELFFEQYDFYVGKAEYVNDPQERAWQAIRNSHDRVDSVLSEERLLSENSSVKFNYETKGKQTIKVYSVDFSKKYHDRLRGMVERQFRASVKMTGDFWYTAWVDAGQPDLKRLIHYRPTEEELKQNKEELRKWKEGNYASREHEIDSIR, translated from the coding sequence ATGAAATCAACTCTGAAAATCCTTTTGCTGTCAGCGGTTCTTGCTGGCTCTGGCTGGGGTTTCTTTGGTCACCGTAAGATCAATCAATTAGCAGTTTTTACTTTGCCCCCGGAAATGATTGGCTTTTATAAGAAGAACATGAATCATCTGATCGAAGCATCTACTTATCCGGATAGCAGGCGCTATGCTGTTCCCGAAGAAGCCCCTCGTCATTTCATGGATGTGGAGGAGTATGGCGATAGTGCGTTTTATGTTTTGCCAAAATACTGGAATCAGGCAGTAAAGAAATATGGCGAAGACACGCTGAATATGCATGGTATCGTTCCCTGGCATATTGTAAGAATGTTCCATCAGCTGAAAGATGCTTTCATGCTCAACGATCCACACAGGATCGTAAGATCTTCGGCTGAGCTTGCACATTATATCAGTGATTGTAATGTTCCGCTACACTCCACCCGCAACCACAATGGACAATTGACTGGTCAGCATGGAATCCATGGATTATGGGAATCCCGCTTGCCAGAATTATTCTTTGAACAATATGATTTTTATGTCGGGAAAGCAGAGTATGTCAATGACCCCCAGGAACGGGCATGGCAGGCGATTCGCAATTCTCATGACCGTGTTGATTCTGTTTTAAGTGAGGAAAGACTTTTGTCTGAAAACTCTTCGGTTAAATTCAACTATGAGACTAAAGGCAAACAGACGATAAAAGTATACTCCGTAGATTTTTCAAAAAAATACCACGATCGGTTGCGTGGCATGGTGGAACGTCAGTTTCGTGCAAGCGTAAAAATGACCGGAGATTTCTGGTACACGGCCTGGGTAGATGCAGGTCAGCCGGATTTGAAGAGGCTGATTCATTATCGCCCAACGGAAGAAGAGTTAAAACAAAACAAGGAAGAGTTAAGAAAGTGGAAGGAAGGAAATTATGCTTCCAGAGAGCATGAAATAGACTCTATCCGATAG
- a CDS encoding nuclear transport factor 2 family protein — MKKYLLLLTLISCSDKDLSVKNKEVVNSMFEAFNAHSWEKMASYYADSASFLDPSFGAEYVIKSRSETSEKYKGYESMMPDIHDQIVSVEAVGDKVFVEFISTGTIKDGPTFKLPIVSILTIKDRLIVKDATYYDSN; from the coding sequence ATGAAAAAATATTTACTCTTACTTACACTTATCTCATGCTCAGATAAAGATCTTTCTGTGAAGAACAAAGAAGTTGTCAATAGTATGTTTGAAGCCTTCAATGCTCACTCGTGGGAAAAAATGGCGAGCTATTATGCTGACAGCGCTTCTTTTCTGGATCCGTCTTTTGGAGCAGAGTATGTTATCAAATCCAGAAGTGAAACATCCGAAAAGTACAAAGGGTATGAATCGATGATGCCGGATATCCATGATCAAATTGTCAGTGTTGAGGCAGTAGGGGATAAGGTGTTTGTGGAGTTTATTTCCACAGGAACAATTAAAGATGGTCCCACCTTCAAGCTTCCAATTGTTTCAATCCTTACTATAAAAGACAGATTGATTGTGAAAGATGCAACGTACTATGACTCCAACTAA
- a CDS encoding DUF4199 domain-containing protein, producing the protein MSLFTDPNRIPENYGLKITGGLIAFFVLMRVIDMHHHVELRLVNLIIMAVGIWYALKKFKASHGDHMNYFRGLITGASTGAVSSTLFGIFMFLYMKLDSGLMQSIVDNEPMGHYLNPYIASFIVALEGLFSAMLVTFLLMNSISTDDVNDPAGESK; encoded by the coding sequence ATGAGCTTATTCACTGATCCGAACCGCATTCCAGAAAATTACGGCCTTAAAATTACCGGTGGTCTCATCGCTTTTTTTGTGCTCATGAGAGTTATCGACATGCATCACCACGTCGAACTTCGACTGGTCAATCTTATTATCATGGCAGTAGGTATCTGGTATGCCCTGAAGAAATTCAAAGCTTCCCATGGTGACCACATGAATTATTTCCGTGGACTCATTACCGGTGCATCAACCGGAGCGGTGAGCTCAACCTTATTTGGAATTTTTATGTTCCTCTACATGAAGCTGGATTCGGGTTTGATGCAGTCGATCGTTGATAATGAACCGATGGGACATTACCTGAACCCCTACATTGCCTCATTCATCGTTGCACTGGAAGGTCTTTTCTCTGCTATGTTGGTAACATTCCTGTTGATGAATTCAATCAGCACCGATGATGTTAATGACCCGGCAGGCGAATCAAAATAA
- a CDS encoding SRPBCC domain-containing protein, translated as MSTASGKTTTIRKTFSRETSVMIEIQASPSVIWKLLTEAENYPKWNSTIVSIEGKIAKGEKIKLKSTLDTKRTFSLTVKEFESEKRLVWGDGQGNREYTIQSSGNGKATFTMDEKIGGLMFPLYASYIPPFDQSFEQFAADLKRASEAVK; from the coding sequence ATGAGCACAGCATCAGGAAAAACAACCACCATCAGAAAGACTTTCAGTCGTGAGACTTCTGTTATGATTGAAATCCAGGCATCGCCTTCTGTGATCTGGAAATTATTGACCGAAGCAGAAAACTACCCGAAGTGGAATTCAACGATCGTGTCGATTGAAGGAAAGATTGCAAAAGGTGAAAAGATAAAATTGAAATCCACATTGGATACGAAACGCACTTTCAGCCTTACCGTTAAAGAGTTTGAATCTGAAAAAAGATTAGTATGGGGAGATGGGCAGGGTAATCGCGAGTACACAATACAATCATCCGGCAATGGAAAAGCTACTTTCACAATGGATGAAAAGATTGGCGGATTGATGTTCCCATTGTATGCAAGTTATATTCCGCCGTTCGATCAGTCGTTTGAACAATTTGCAGCTGATCTTAAGAGAGCATCAGAGGCGGTAAAATAA